One Bradyrhizobium zhanjiangense DNA segment encodes these proteins:
- a CDS encoding pilus assembly protein PilZ encodes MAEDGKGAERVTFSRGYDVCIMAIDGTWRRDCKLNAISDTDAILTVEGSIQGLNLKEFFLLLSSTGLAYRRCELVRVNGAEMDIQFLRGKNRKKRGATGGHDAAA; translated from the coding sequence ATGGCCGAGGATGGAAAAGGTGCGGAGCGCGTAACGTTCAGCCGCGGCTATGACGTCTGCATCATGGCGATCGACGGCACCTGGCGGCGCGACTGCAAGCTCAACGCGATCTCCGACACCGACGCCATCCTCACGGTGGAAGGCTCGATCCAGGGGCTGAACCTGAAAGAGTTCTTTCTGCTGCTGTCCTCAACCGGCCTTGCCTACCGCCGCTGCGAGCTGGTACGGGTCAACGGCGCCGAGATGGATATCCAATTCCTGCGCGGTAAGAACCGGAAGAAGCGCGGCGCGACCGGCGGCCATGACGCCGCGGCCTGA
- a CDS encoding response regulator — MPRSSLSPISSNLPDVAERRALQLLVVDDDATQRSLITVAAKQAGHEVTVAPSVAEAIEKLRAARFDCVTLDLVLEDGDGIDVLREMKEAKFAGAVIVISGMDGKRRSAARSFARSVGIELQSLPKPLDLAALRISLANLGKTAMGLPAIHTWGGVATDAIVERHRA; from the coding sequence ATGCCCAGAAGCTCTCTCTCCCCCATCTCGTCAAACCTGCCCGACGTCGCCGAGCGGCGTGCGCTTCAGCTCCTGGTCGTCGATGACGACGCCACGCAGCGCAGCCTGATCACGGTTGCCGCCAAGCAGGCCGGCCACGAAGTCACCGTGGCGCCCTCGGTGGCGGAAGCGATCGAGAAGCTCCGCGCCGCGCGCTTCGACTGCGTGACGCTCGATCTCGTGCTGGAGGATGGCGACGGCATCGACGTGCTGCGCGAGATGAAGGAAGCGAAATTCGCCGGCGCGGTGATCGTCATCAGCGGCATGGACGGCAAGCGCCGCAGTGCCGCCCGCAGCTTCGCCCGTTCCGTCGGGATCGAGCTCCAGAGCCTGCCGAAGCCGCTGGATCTGGCGGCCCTGCGCATCAGCCTCGCTAATCTCGGCAAGACTGCGATGGGCCTGCCGGCAATCCACACCTGGGGCGGTGTCGCCACCGACGCGATCGTGGAACGGCACCGCGCCTAA
- a CDS encoding response regulator transcription factor, producing MAEQSSRGEIFVVDDDPAVRDTLSMVLKAAGYEVICFADGAALLSVARNRTPAAILLDVHIPGKSGLDILKELHGEDYPAPIFMISGQGDIAMAVGAIKSGALDFIEKPFRGSEIVGRLDEAIGAYARRQAENASPKFGSLHFPGREPLTRREREVLEQFASGASNKEAGRTLGISPRTIEDHRANIMKKLGARNAADLIRIVMTAAQRAS from the coding sequence ATGGCCGAACAAAGCTCTCGCGGTGAAATCTTCGTGGTCGACGACGACCCTGCTGTTCGCGACACCTTGTCGATGGTGTTGAAGGCGGCGGGCTATGAGGTGATCTGTTTTGCGGACGGCGCAGCGCTGCTCTCCGTCGCGCGGAACCGCACACCGGCTGCGATCCTGCTCGACGTGCATATTCCCGGAAAGTCAGGCCTCGACATTCTCAAGGAACTGCACGGCGAGGACTATCCGGCGCCGATCTTCATGATCTCCGGGCAGGGCGACATTGCGATGGCGGTCGGGGCGATCAAGAGCGGTGCGCTCGACTTCATCGAGAAGCCGTTCCGCGGCAGCGAGATCGTCGGCCGGCTCGACGAGGCGATCGGCGCCTATGCGCGCCGGCAGGCGGAGAATGCGTCGCCGAAATTCGGCTCGCTGCATTTCCCCGGACGTGAGCCGTTGACGCGCAGGGAGCGCGAGGTGCTCGAGCAGTTCGCCTCCGGTGCGTCCAACAAGGAAGCCGGCCGCACGCTCGGCATCAGCCCACGCACCATCGAGGACCACCGCGCCAACATCATGAAGAAGCTCGGCGCGCGCAACGCCGCCGACCTGATCCGCATCGTGATGACCGCGGCCCAGCGCGCGTCGTAG